The sequence below is a genomic window from Colletotrichum destructivum chromosome 4, complete sequence.
GCGCCGAGCTAGGAGCATAATAATATGGTGGTAAAAAAGCTCTCCAGTGGTGTTAGTGATGGCTGGGTTTGCGATTGGGCCTAGATGCAGTCGTGTCGCTGAGAACAGAACTTGAGGTTGATGTAGAGGAATTATAAGCGAATGATGCTAAAAAGGCATTCGAGCGCGACAAAGGTATGTATCCACGGCCACtgaaagagagggagaaggggggttgTCGCGACCCAGCCCAAGGCGAATTACCCCCGTGTTTCTTTCCCCCCAACTAGGTGAGCGGGTGTTCAGTCGCGTCGCAAGACTCGCAGAAATGCGCTGAAAGGTCGGGAACAATGGCAACAAATCTTGATCGGGCGTGGCGCTGTTAAGCCTGCCATGTCCACCGTGCGTAAAGTAGGCTGCAAAAAGAGTGCAGCTGGCCAACgtcaagggcgaggacgataGTTGAAGGAATAATGGTCAACGAGGATTAGGTTTGCGGTCAAAGTCGACTTGCGGGAACCGGCTAAGGTCGTAACTAGCTAGGAAGGTAGGTGTAGTGGCGTTGGAGCGAATGGAGCTCCCCGACCTCCCATTTTCTGTGCCCAAGCAGAGTTTCTTTTCTGTTTACTCCTTGTCCACGCTTCCCTCTCTTGGCTACTGGACAGATCAGCCACTGGTGGAGACCCTGCCGTTGGCTGGGCTGCATCATGATCCTAGCGTCGCGATGTGGATTTGATTGGTCAATGTGCTATGCCCTGTGTCAATATGCTTTGAAACGGATACCCTGTGCATGACAAGGCCCTCACGTCGTGCCCTGACCTGAACAAACAAAAACGGCGATgaggtactctgtactcccttttcttcttgtttcGCATACATGCATGGCGTTGTATTGTATTATGTCATCTACGCTGCCCCTACAAACACACATCAATCTGTCACTCATCTTGCATTGTACCACGCCTCATCCAACTGTCCCGATCTATTGAGTTTATATTATCCAAATCCACAAAGCAGGTGGACATGGTACGCACGCGGCCCATCCAGAAGTTCGCTGCGGCAGTCGGCCAATGCTCGGTCGAGGTCGGTTTCCCCCTCAATGGTCTTGGTCATTCGTCGGAGGCAGAACACTGATCACTGCATAGACCTCGTTATACGGCAAGTGTATCGTTGCCGACTACAACGCCGTCCACAAAGACAAGTGCGTCAAGGAGTTTCTAAAGTTAAAAGATTGTTACCTTGTAAGCCGCCACTACCGTTACCCCCAGTTGTGGTTGAGGCAATCGCATCACTAATTACGGTCCCGACGATAGGCTGCCGCCCGGAAGACAAACTGAGCGTGGTAGAAACACAATAGAAATCAATTCGATTGTAAAACTTGTGATTTtgcctctctcttttttttttttggggggggggggggcggttCCAGGTCCGCGCTCGACATGGCCAACAGTCATTTAGAGTCTGTATGCGCTGCCAGTAAGCGCCCTATCAACTTTGGCACCTCATGTCTACAACTCGAGCAGGCGAAGTAAGAATGTCGCGTGCTGCActtcctgctcctcctccataATCAATCCCTTTTGCTGCTTCGTCGAGATCTCGCCCTCCAACTTGGTGACGTCGTGCTTGTCGACCGGTCTCCGCAAAgccttctcgatggccttggtTTGAGACACAAACACTTCCTCGAGGCCAATGTTGTCAGGGTCGCTGATGACCTTGTACTCCATCTTGATGTCATCTGTAGGCTGGAGCTGGGCCTTCTTTCTCAGGCGCTGCACACGGTTGATGATCTCCCGGGCGAGACCTTCGTGCGCGAGCTCAACATACAGCTCCGCGTCCAGTATAGTGAGCACGTCGTTGTCAGAGTTCGTCTCCAGGTTCTTAGAAGACTCGTCCTCCTTCAGCCCGCGCCTCACCACAaggtcgccctcctccagctTGATTCCGTCGACCAGgatttccttcttctccgagtACTCCTTGACAGCGTCGCTACTGAGCGTCGGAAGTGCCTTTTTGACGCGCGCCATGtccttcttgagcttcttgcccAGCACTGGCCAGTCTGCAGTCACACTGTACTGGACATTGTACTTGGCCTCGTCAGACGTAAGCACCAGGTCTCTGATGTTCATCTCTTCTCTGATGTAGGATGAGAGAGAttcgagatcctcgagatACTGTGGGTCACGGTGGATGACCACAAGGGTCTTCAGGGGCGTCTTGAGACCAACAGACCTTCTTTCACGAGAGACCCGGACCAGGTCGATGACTCTCTGCATTCTGCCGACTCTACGTTCAACAACTTCGTCAAACAGCTCTTGTCGTACTTCGGGGAACGGCAAAAAGTGGACGCTTCGCGcatcttcggcctcggcctccttgggAATGAAGGGGCGCAGCTTCTGGTAGATGGTGTCGGTGATGAAAGGGGTGAAAGGGGCAAGACCACGGCACAGCGTGAAAAGAACCTCGAACAAGGTATTGAGCGCATGCTGCgtgtcctcgacgccatTCTCGCCCTTGAGGCGTCTCCTGTTCAGCTTAATGTACCAGTTTGTGGTATTCTCAATAAGGCCGAGCAGGCGAGGGACGACAGTGTAGAGACGGTATGCTAAAGGGTGGTATTAAGTGTTAGTGAGGTTCGCATGTTGAGGCGAGATCGGGGTTACATACCGCTCATCTCCTCGTTGACGAACTGCAACAGACTTTGGCAACTGGCCAAGATCCAACGATCCATGACGTTCTCGTTGTTCGCCAGGCCCTTGGGATCCCAAGCGTAGTCGATGTCCTCGACCTTCTTCAGTAGGGACACCTGGCCCTCGAAGAACTTGTAGCTGTTCCAAAGGGGCAGGAGAACTTTTTGCACAACCTCCTTCACGCCGGACTCCTTGAAGCGCAAGGGCTCGGCACGCACAACAGGCGAGTTGATGAGATAGAGCCGCAGAGCATCGGAGCCGTACTTGTCCATGACAATATCAGGTACCGGATAGTTCTTGAGACGCTTTGACATCTTCTTTCCGTCCTCCGCTAGAACTatgccgttgacgacgcAGTTTTTGAAGGGAATACGGCCGAAGAGATGGGTACCAAGCACAAGAAGGGTATAGAACCAGCCTCTGGTCTGGTCCAAACCTTCGGCAATAAAGTCACCAGGGAAGGACTTCTCGAACTTGTCCGCGTTCTCGAAAGGGTAATGCTGACTTGCGTACGGCATACTACCGGACTCAAACCAGCAGTCAAAGACTTCCTCGATGCGCCTGAGGGTACCTTTGCCCATCTTACTGGGGATCGTAATGTGGTCAATGTTGTCGCGATGAAGATCAGTCAAGTCTCCGGTGTAGCCGCTCAACTCCCGCAGCTCCTCAATGCTGCCGATGCACACACGCTCTTCCATGTCCTCGCTGACCCAGAGAGGAATGGGTGTACCCCAGTACCGATTTCTCGAAACGTTCCAGTCACGCGCGTTCTCGATCCAGCTGGCGAAGCGGCGCTCCTTGACAAAAGAAGGCACCCAGTGAGAGCCCTTGATATTCTCCAGCATCTGAGGGATGATCT
It includes:
- a CDS encoding Putative aminoacyl-tRNA synthetase, class I, isoleucine-tRNA ligase, giving the protein MSIDFPKEEEAVLQRWREIKAFERQLELTQGKPLYTFYDGPPFATGLPHYGHLLASTIKDIIPRYWSMKGFHVERRFGWDTHGLPIEHEIDKKLGISGKAAVMKLGLKNYNAECRSIVMRYSEEWRHTVERLGRWIDFDNDYKTMDPTFMESEWWVFKQLFDKGAVYQGHRVMPYSTALTTALSNFEANQNYQDVSDPAIVIAFPLRDDPETNLLAWTTTPWTLPSHLGLAAHPDFEYIKIVDEKSGKKYILLEKLLGTLYKDVKKAKFKILEKIKGKDMLGWKYEPPFNYFYEEYKDVAFQVLNATYVTDDSGTGIVHQAPAFGEDDYNVALAAGIVTESRPPPDPIDDGGHFTGRVSDFVGMHVKEADKHIIKHLKTAGKIVVDSTLKHSYPMCYRSDTPLIYRAVPSWFVRIPEIIPQMLENIKGSHWVPSFVKERRFASWIENARDWNVSRNRYWGTPIPLWVSEDMEERVCIGSIEELRELSGYTGDLTDLHRDNIDHITIPSKMGKGTLRRIEEVFDCWFESGSMPYASQHYPFENADKFEKSFPGDFIAEGLDQTRGWFYTLLVLGTHLFGRIPFKNCVVNGIVLAEDGKKMSKRLKNYPVPDIVMDKYGSDALRLYLINSPVVRAEPLRFKESGVKEVVQKVLLPLWNSYKFFEGQVSLLKKVEDIDYAWDPKGLANNENVMDRWILASCQSLLQFVNEEMSAYRLYTVVPRLLGLIENTTNWYIKLNRRRLKGENGVEDTQHALNTLFEVLFTLCRGLAPFTPFITDTIYQKLRPFIPKEAEAEDARSVHFLPFPEVRQELFDEVVERRVGRMQRVIDLVRVSRERRSVGLKTPLKTLVVIHRDPQYLEDLESLSSYIREEMNIRDLVLTSDEAKYNVQYSVTADWPVLGKKLKKDMARVKKALPTLSSDAVKEYSEKKEILVDGIKLEEGDLVVRRGLKEDESSKNLETNSDNDVLTILDAELYVELAHEGLAREIINRVQRLRKKAQLQPTDDIKMEYKVISDPDNIGLEEVFVSQTKAIEKALRRPVDKHDVTKLEGEISTKQQKGLIMEEEQEVQHATFLLRLLEL
- a CDS encoding Putative NADH dehydrogenase [ubiquinone] 1 alpha subcomplex assembly factor 8 — translated: MHGVVLYYVIYAAPTNTHQSVTHLALYHASSNCPDLLSLYYPNPQSRWTWYARGPSRSSLRQSANARSRSTSLYGKCIVADYNAVHKDKCVKEFLKLKDCYLAAARKTN